A window of the Vicinamibacteria bacterium genome harbors these coding sequences:
- a CDS encoding transglycosylase SLT domain-containing protein: MDRRLNRGRLGIFLAIALVFLLLGFVSPPRAAREPAESASTAKTSLPWEPLSHPDDGLREVKVIMRNGLARASLEELSRVRESGATATARGLASFASGLVLAGEGRTTDAIRYFRAPEVDSTELGGYALFEIARLSETTDADGALQALARLTEEYKDTVRDGQARLAMAQLLEARKDVAGAIAVLEPASSSRDEELRGDALYALGRLHFERDRPVDAVEVLEKLYYGMPTHPRASTAVSLLTSARKALPEPSPAHYYRLGLKRAEAFLEERRYSDAYSAFRSVLSRYSGVADSDLLFLRMGVCQYRRRQLTASLTDFRKVRREELLPESLYYQAEVARRLGSSSTHLELVNRLIENYPASAWTEEAIYSLASHQDTSGEREISLSYFTKLVQMFPSGKRSLDAKWQLFWDDFRHGRFDEAGLGLEEAAREKPGAEGLARILYWSGRSFQEAGRVDRAESLYRQVLLGYKNTYYGRRALERLGELRGDSFSLSAIESARDGIDLRDALSIDRVAKQQRIAQLDVVGLDEAALAEARSAVRGLRDDAAFLALAAWIHHDRGRNMEAIRTIREAFPFHESATGDLLPRPIWLLFYPLDYWDEVQKYSSQHELDPFLVAALIRQESTFNPRVRSRAGARGLMQILPATGRVLARQERRKYALADLYVPEINIRYGTRYLKQELARFDERVDYALASYNAGPNRVRRWTGMDMSLDAEVFIEEIPFDETRNYVRLVLRNEMLYRRLYGGSDSEAAADE; this comes from the coding sequence ATGGATCGAAGGCTTAATCGGGGGCGGTTGGGGATCTTTCTTGCGATCGCGCTCGTCTTCCTTCTATTAGGTTTCGTCTCGCCTCCGCGAGCCGCACGCGAGCCCGCGGAAAGCGCATCCACCGCCAAGACATCCCTTCCCTGGGAGCCTCTCAGCCATCCGGATGACGGCCTTCGGGAAGTGAAGGTCATCATGCGGAATGGTTTGGCTCGGGCCTCTCTCGAGGAGCTCTCGAGAGTCCGCGAGAGCGGCGCCACGGCGACGGCTCGCGGTCTGGCTTCTTTTGCCTCGGGCTTGGTGCTCGCCGGGGAAGGTCGGACAACGGATGCGATTCGGTATTTTCGGGCACCCGAGGTCGACTCGACCGAGCTCGGCGGTTATGCCCTGTTCGAGATCGCGCGACTCTCCGAGACCACCGACGCCGACGGAGCGCTGCAAGCCTTAGCCAGGCTCACCGAAGAGTACAAGGACACCGTCCGTGACGGACAGGCCCGGCTCGCGATGGCGCAGCTCCTGGAGGCTCGTAAGGACGTCGCCGGCGCCATCGCCGTTCTCGAGCCCGCGTCTTCGAGCCGGGATGAAGAGCTCCGGGGGGACGCGCTCTACGCGCTCGGCCGCCTTCATTTCGAGAGGGACCGCCCAGTGGACGCCGTCGAGGTCCTCGAGAAACTGTACTACGGGATGCCGACACACCCCCGGGCATCGACCGCTGTGAGTCTTCTCACGAGCGCCCGTAAAGCACTCCCCGAGCCGAGTCCGGCGCATTATTACCGTCTCGGCTTGAAGCGCGCGGAAGCATTCCTGGAGGAGCGCCGTTACTCGGACGCCTACTCCGCGTTTCGCTCCGTACTGAGCCGCTACTCCGGCGTCGCCGATTCCGATCTCCTGTTTCTCCGAATGGGGGTTTGCCAGTACCGTCGCCGGCAACTGACGGCGTCCTTGACGGATTTCCGGAAGGTACGGCGAGAGGAGCTTCTTCCCGAGTCGCTCTATTATCAGGCCGAAGTAGCCCGTCGCCTGGGGTCGAGCTCTACGCATCTCGAGCTGGTGAATCGCCTCATCGAGAACTATCCGGCGAGTGCATGGACCGAGGAAGCGATCTACTCTCTCGCCTCCCACCAGGATACGAGTGGTGAGCGTGAGATCTCTCTGAGCTACTTCACCAAGCTCGTGCAAATGTTTCCGAGTGGGAAGCGGTCTCTCGATGCCAAATGGCAGCTCTTCTGGGACGATTTCCGGCACGGCCGCTTCGATGAGGCGGGCCTTGGTCTCGAAGAAGCGGCGCGGGAAAAACCGGGAGCGGAGGGTCTCGCACGAATACTCTACTGGTCGGGCCGATCGTTCCAAGAAGCCGGTCGTGTCGACCGCGCCGAGTCCCTCTATCGCCAGGTGCTCCTCGGCTACAAGAACACCTACTATGGGCGACGGGCGCTCGAGCGTCTCGGGGAATTGCGTGGCGATTCGTTCTCGCTTTCGGCGATCGAATCGGCTCGAGACGGCATCGATCTGAGAGACGCCCTTTCGATAGACCGGGTCGCCAAGCAGCAGCGTATCGCCCAGCTCGACGTCGTCGGCCTCGACGAGGCGGCACTCGCCGAGGCTCGGAGCGCCGTTCGCGGGCTCCGAGACGACGCGGCGTTTCTCGCATTGGCTGCCTGGATTCACCACGATCGTGGAAGGAACATGGAGGCGATCCGAACGATTCGAGAAGCGTTTCCTTTTCACGAATCCGCCACCGGAGACCTGTTGCCCCGGCCGATCTGGCTTTTGTTCTATCCCCTCGATTACTGGGACGAGGTGCAGAAATACTCCAGCCAACACGAGCTCGATCCGTTTCTCGTCGCGGCGCTCATCCGCCAGGAGTCCACCTTCAATCCGCGAGTCCGGTCGCGTGCCGGGGCTCGTGGCCTCATGCAGATTCTGCCCGCCACGGGAAGGGTCCTCGCCCGCCAGGAGCGCCGAAAGTACGCGCTGGCCGATCTCTACGTTCCCGAGATCAACATTCGTTACGGAACGCGCTACCTGAAGCAGGAGCTCGCCCGATTCGACGAACGAGTGGACTACGCGCTCGCCAGCTACAACGCGGGACCGAATCGCG